In Streptomyces sp. NBC_00483, a single window of DNA contains:
- a CDS encoding fumarylacetoacetate hydrolase family protein has product MRIVGVRRASGGSGVEVATLAEQDDEVTVIASLADFWADPAGHLSRPPVGPTVPVASVERVPPVLPDARVFCIGLNYLDHAAEGSFRDQELPPYPTLFARWPQSLSVDGTEVPVPANEEGLDWEGEVVAWVGAPLVDASPEEALAAVAGYSVFNDLTSRRAQKLTSQWILGKNGDRSGPLGPLVPAAEVGDLKQGLRLRTRVNGETMQESTTDQMIYTVGDTLSLISHTLTLRPGDLLATGTPAGVGYSRTPPRLLQPGDTVEVEVERLGTVRNTVVGNDHRIRQDARPDAAQAEALTS; this is encoded by the coding sequence ATGAGAATCGTGGGTGTCAGGCGAGCGAGCGGCGGCTCAGGCGTGGAGGTCGCGACCCTGGCCGAACAGGACGACGAGGTCACCGTCATCGCCTCACTCGCGGACTTCTGGGCCGACCCGGCGGGACACCTCTCCCGTCCGCCCGTCGGGCCGACGGTCCCGGTCGCGTCGGTCGAGCGGGTTCCCCCCGTACTCCCGGACGCGCGAGTCTTCTGCATCGGCCTCAACTACCTCGACCACGCGGCAGAAGGCAGCTTCCGCGACCAGGAACTGCCGCCGTACCCGACGCTGTTCGCGCGCTGGCCGCAGTCCCTCTCCGTGGACGGGACGGAAGTGCCCGTGCCCGCCAACGAGGAGGGCCTGGACTGGGAGGGCGAGGTCGTCGCCTGGGTCGGAGCGCCACTCGTCGACGCCTCCCCCGAAGAGGCCCTGGCGGCGGTCGCCGGATACTCCGTGTTCAACGACCTGACCTCGCGCCGGGCACAGAAGCTGACCTCGCAGTGGATCCTCGGCAAGAACGGGGACCGCTCCGGACCCCTCGGCCCGCTCGTGCCCGCCGCCGAGGTCGGCGACCTGAAGCAGGGACTTCGGCTGCGGACCCGGGTCAACGGCGAAACCATGCAGGAGAGCACCACCGACCAGATGATCTATACGGTCGGGGACACACTCTCCCTCATCTCGCACACCCTGACCCTGCGCCCCGGCGACCTCCTCGCGACCGGCACACCGGCGGGCGTCGGCTACAGCCGCACACCTCCCCGGCTGCTGCAGCCGGGAGACACGGTCGAGGTCGAGGTGGAACGCCTGGGCACGGTGCGCAACACCGTGGTGGGCAACGACCACCGGATACGCCAGGACGCCCGACCGGACGCGGCTCAGGCGGAGGCCCTGACCTCGTAG